CTTGCATTGCAACTTTTTTATACATTTGGCTCGCTTATCGCTATTTTTATTGCACTTTCAAATTATAAAACACTTGCTGAAAAAATATCACTCTGGGTACCTTTTGCCTCTGCAACAGTAGATAGTAAATTATCTTTTTATCCAGCTAAATTACTGTTTGAAATTGATCACGTCTTCTACGCACTCGTTGCCTTTTTGATCATTTATGCTGTTGTCTACGCAGGCTTACGGCTTATCGGTATCTTTTTAGGTGCACTTGAAAGTATGATTATATTTGGCGCTATCGGTAACGTGATTGCCGGTATCTTATCAGTCGGTACGGTCTTTTTTGGCCTATCACTTGGTCTGATGGTCCTGTCAACTGTACCGCTTGCTTTGGTACAAAATCAGCTATACGCCAGTGGTATTGCACGCTTCATGCTAGAACAGACACCTATTTTTTCTAACTGGTTACAACAGACCTTTATTACAGAAATTACAAAAATTAACCTATAGACTCCTATGAACAATAAAATTTTAGTTACCCTAGAGTTTGATCAGATTAAAGCACAAGTTAGTCAATCACTCTCTACTTCTCAGGGACAAGCAGAAATGCAAGACTTGGCCCCTATTACTGACCGAGATCGTATCCAAAAATGGTTTGC
The DNA window shown above is from Lactococcus paracarnosus and carries:
- a CDS encoding CvpA family protein; the protein is MIITLIILALLVWAYFVGQSRGLALQLFYTFGSLIAIFIALSNYKTLAEKISLWVPFASATVDSKLSFYPAKLLFEIDHVFYALVAFLIIYAVVYAGLRLIGIFLGALESMIIFGAIGNVIAGILSVGTVFFGLSLGLMVLSTVPLALVQNQLYASGIARFMLEQTPIFSNWLQQTFITEITKINL